The proteins below are encoded in one region of Mangifera indica cultivar Alphonso chromosome 7, CATAS_Mindica_2.1, whole genome shotgun sequence:
- the LOC123221657 gene encoding uncharacterized protein LOC123221657 isoform X1: MAENKIIAICQLGGEFETEQDGTLSYKGGDAHAIDIDDQMRFNEFKTEVAEVFSCNVNTMSLKYFLPGNRKTLITISNDKDLKRMIKFHGDSITAEVYIIMEENVEPDVSNMPASRSSRTTLSEAVPQVDAPLDVVEDIVDNTNNPIIPFDASLDVVVNTSHIDVNLDYTRTELPPEISPILPLVDSNDEKHAKAAHQWQNTITGVGQRFSSVHEFREQLRKYAIAHQFAFRYKKNDSHRVTVKCKAEGCPWRIHASRLSTTQLICIKKMNPTHTCEGAAVTTGHQATRSWVAGIIKEKLKIFPNYKPKDIVNDIKVEYGIQLNYFQAWRGKEIAKEQLQGSYKEAYNQLPFLCEKIKETNPGSFATFTTKEDSSFHRLFVSFHASLYGFLQGCRPLLFLDSIPLKSKYQGTLLAATAADGNDGVFPVSFAVVDAETDNNWHWFLLQLKTALSATPCPITFVADKQKGLRESIAEIFKDSYHAYCLRYLTEQLIRDVKGQFSHEVKRLVVEDLYAAAYAPRPEGFQRSIENIKSISLEAYNWIMQSEPQNWANAFFQGARYNHIASNFGELFYSWVSDAHELPITQMVDMIRSKIMELTYTRRADSNLWMTRMTPSMEEKLEKEDLKVRNLQVLLSTGSTCEVRGDTVEVVDMDHWDCTCKGWQLTGLPCCHAIAVISCIGRSPYDYCSRYFTTEMYRVTYSETVHPIPDLDRPAQSDPSQVAVTVTPPPTRRPPGRPTTKKSGSQDVMKRQLQCSRCRGLGHNKSTCKDSL; encoded by the exons ATGGCGGAGAACAAAATTATAGCAATTTGTCAGCTAGGTGGTGAGTTTGAGACTGAACAGGATGGCACATTATCATATAAGGGTGGTGATGCACATGCCATAGATATTGATGACCAAATGAGGTTTAATGAGTTCAAGACAGAAGTAGCAGAAGTGTTTAGTTGTAATGTTAACACAATGTCTCTGAAGTACTTCCTCCCAGGTAACAGAAAAACTCTTATTACAATCTCCAACGACAAGGACTTAAAGAGGATGATAAAGTTTCATGGGGATTCTATTACTGCTGAGGTTTATATCATAATGGAAGAAAATGTTGAGCCTGATGTCTCAAACATGCCTGCCAGTAG ATCAAGCAGAACAACTCTTTCGGAAGCAGTACCTCAAGTTGATGCACCCCTTGATGTTGTGGAAGACATTGTGGATAATACTAATAATCCCATAATACCTTTTGATGCATCACTCGATGTTGTAGTCAATACCTCCCATATTGATGTGAATCTTGATTATACACGGACTGAGCTCCCACCTGAAATTTCACCCATTCTTCCTCTTGTTGATTCCAATGATGAGAAGCATGCTAAAGCTGCTCATCAGTGGCAGAATACTATCACAGGTGTTGGACAAAGATTCAGCAGTGTTCATGAGTTTCGTGAACAGTTGCGTAAATATGCCATTGCACATCAGTTTGCTTTTAGGTATAAAAAGAACGATAGTCATCGTGTGACTGTCAAATGCAAAGCTGAAGGTTGTCCTTGGAGAATTCATGCATCAAGGTTATCTACTACTCAACTAATATGTATCAAGAAGATGAATCCAACTCATACATGTGAAGGTGCTGCTGTGACAACAGGGCATCAGGCGACCAGGAGCTGGGTGGCTGGTATTATTAAGGAGAAGTTGAAAATTTTCCCTAACTACAAGCCCAAGGATATTGTCAATGATATCAAAGTGGAATATGGAATCCAGCTTAATTACTTTCAGGCCTGGCGTGGGAAAGAAATAGCAAAGGAGCAGCTTCAGGGTTCATACAAAGAGGCATATAATCAATTACCCTTTTTATGTGAGAAGATAAAGGAGACTAATCCAGGTAGTTTCGCCACCTTCACTACTAAGGAAGACTCAAGTTTCCATCGTCTATTTGTCTCATTCCATGCTTCATTGTATGGCTTTCTACAAGGTTGCCGACCTCTCCTTTTTCTTGATAGCATACCTTTAAAGTCAAAATATCAAGGTACATTGTTGGCTGCAACAGCTGCAGATGGTAATGACGGAGTTTTTCCTGTTTCTTTTGCTGTTGTAGATGCTGAAACTGACAATAATTGGCATTGGtttttattacaattaaaaaCTGCACTATCAGCAACACCTTGTCCTATAACATTTGTGGCAGACAAACAGAAGGGTCTAAGGGAGTCTATTGCTGAGATATTTAAGGATTCATATCATGCTTATTGCCTAAGATACTTAACTGAACAACTTATAAGAGACGTGAAGGGACAATTTTCTCATGAGGTAAAGCGACTTGTGGTTGAAGATCTTTATGCTGCTGCTTATGCGCCTAGACCAGAAGGATTCCAAAGGAGCATTGAAAACATCAAAAGTATTTCTCTCGAAGCTTACAATTGGATCATGCAGAGTGAGCCCCAGAATTGGGCAAATGCATTCTTTCAGGGTGCACGATATAATCATATTGCATCAAACTTCGGAGAGCTGTTTTACAGCTGGGTGTCAGATGCACATGAATTACCAATAACACAGATGGTTGATATGATACGGAGTAAGATTATGGAATTGACTTATACAAGACGAGCAGATTCAAATCTCTGGATGACACGAATGACACCATCTATGGAAGAAAAGCTGGAAAAGGAGGACCTAAAAGTCCGTAATCTACAAGTGCTACTGTCAACTGGGAGCACCTGTGAAGTTCGTGGTGACACTGTTGAAGTGGTTGATATGGATCACTGGGATTGCACTTGCAAAGGATGGCAACTTACTGGTTTGCCATGCTGCCATGCTATTGCCGTCATTAGCTGTATTGGACGGAGTCCATATGACTATTGTTCCAGATATTTCACGACAGAAATGTACAGAGTAACATATTCAGAGACGGTACATCCTATTCCTGATCTGGACAGGCCTGCACAGTCTGATCCTTCCCAGGTTGCTGTGACTGTAACTCCTCCTCCCACTCGTCGGCCGCCAGGCCGACCTACAACAAAGAAATCTGGATCTCAAGATGTAATGAAGCGGCAACTCCAGTGCAGTAGATGCAGGGGTCTCGGACACAACAAATCAACCTGCAAAGACTCCTTGTAA
- the LOC123221657 gene encoding uncharacterized protein LOC123221657 isoform X3 has product MAENKIIAICQLGGEFETEQDGTLSYKGGDAHAIDIDDQMRFNEFKTEVAEVFSCNVNTMSLKYFLPGNRKTLITISNDKDLKRMIKFHGDSITAEVYIIMEENVEPDVSNMPASRSSRTTLSEAVPQVDAPLDVVEDIVDNTNNPIIPFDASLDVVVNTSHIDVNLDYTRTELPPEISPILPLVDSNDEKHAKAAHQWQNTITGVGQRFSSVHEFREQLRKYAIAHQFAFRYKKNDSHRVTVKCKAEGCPWRIHASRLSTTQLICIKKMNPTHTCEGAAVTTGHQATRSWVAGIIKEKLKIFPNYKPKDIVNDIKVEYGIQLNYFQAWRGKEIAKEQLQGSYKEAYNQLPFLCEKIKETNPDAETDNNWHWFLLQLKTALSATPCPITFVADKQKGLRESIAEIFKDSYHAYCLRYLTEQLIRDVKGQFSHEVKRLVVEDLYAAAYAPRPEGFQRSIENIKSISLEAYNWIMQSEPQNWANAFFQGARYNHIASNFGELFYSWVSDAHELPITQMVDMIRSKIMELTYTRRADSNLWMTRMTPSMEEKLEKEDLKVRNLQVLLSTGSTCEVRGDTVEVVDMDHWDCTCKGWQLTGLPCCHAIAVISCIGRSPYDYCSRYFTTEMYRVTYSETVHPIPDLDRPAQSDPSQVAVTVTPPPTRRPPGRPTTKKSGSQDVMKRQLQCSRCRGLGHNKSTCKDSL; this is encoded by the exons ATGGCGGAGAACAAAATTATAGCAATTTGTCAGCTAGGTGGTGAGTTTGAGACTGAACAGGATGGCACATTATCATATAAGGGTGGTGATGCACATGCCATAGATATTGATGACCAAATGAGGTTTAATGAGTTCAAGACAGAAGTAGCAGAAGTGTTTAGTTGTAATGTTAACACAATGTCTCTGAAGTACTTCCTCCCAGGTAACAGAAAAACTCTTATTACAATCTCCAACGACAAGGACTTAAAGAGGATGATAAAGTTTCATGGGGATTCTATTACTGCTGAGGTTTATATCATAATGGAAGAAAATGTTGAGCCTGATGTCTCAAACATGCCTGCCAGTAG ATCAAGCAGAACAACTCTTTCGGAAGCAGTACCTCAAGTTGATGCACCCCTTGATGTTGTGGAAGACATTGTGGATAATACTAATAATCCCATAATACCTTTTGATGCATCACTCGATGTTGTAGTCAATACCTCCCATATTGATGTGAATCTTGATTATACACGGACTGAGCTCCCACCTGAAATTTCACCCATTCTTCCTCTTGTTGATTCCAATGATGAGAAGCATGCTAAAGCTGCTCATCAGTGGCAGAATACTATCACAGGTGTTGGACAAAGATTCAGCAGTGTTCATGAGTTTCGTGAACAGTTGCGTAAATATGCCATTGCACATCAGTTTGCTTTTAGGTATAAAAAGAACGATAGTCATCGTGTGACTGTCAAATGCAAAGCTGAAGGTTGTCCTTGGAGAATTCATGCATCAAGGTTATCTACTACTCAACTAATATGTATCAAGAAGATGAATCCAACTCATACATGTGAAGGTGCTGCTGTGACAACAGGGCATCAGGCGACCAGGAGCTGGGTGGCTGGTATTATTAAGGAGAAGTTGAAAATTTTCCCTAACTACAAGCCCAAGGATATTGTCAATGATATCAAAGTGGAATATGGAATCCAGCTTAATTACTTTCAGGCCTGGCGTGGGAAAGAAATAGCAAAGGAGCAGCTTCAGGGTTCATACAAAGAGGCATATAATCAATTACCCTTTTTATGTGAGAAGATAAAGGAGACTAATCCAG ATGCTGAAACTGACAATAATTGGCATTGGtttttattacaattaaaaaCTGCACTATCAGCAACACCTTGTCCTATAACATTTGTGGCAGACAAACAGAAGGGTCTAAGGGAGTCTATTGCTGAGATATTTAAGGATTCATATCATGCTTATTGCCTAAGATACTTAACTGAACAACTTATAAGAGACGTGAAGGGACAATTTTCTCATGAGGTAAAGCGACTTGTGGTTGAAGATCTTTATGCTGCTGCTTATGCGCCTAGACCAGAAGGATTCCAAAGGAGCATTGAAAACATCAAAAGTATTTCTCTCGAAGCTTACAATTGGATCATGCAGAGTGAGCCCCAGAATTGGGCAAATGCATTCTTTCAGGGTGCACGATATAATCATATTGCATCAAACTTCGGAGAGCTGTTTTACAGCTGGGTGTCAGATGCACATGAATTACCAATAACACAGATGGTTGATATGATACGGAGTAAGATTATGGAATTGACTTATACAAGACGAGCAGATTCAAATCTCTGGATGACACGAATGACACCATCTATGGAAGAAAAGCTGGAAAAGGAGGACCTAAAAGTCCGTAATCTACAAGTGCTACTGTCAACTGGGAGCACCTGTGAAGTTCGTGGTGACACTGTTGAAGTGGTTGATATGGATCACTGGGATTGCACTTGCAAAGGATGGCAACTTACTGGTTTGCCATGCTGCCATGCTATTGCCGTCATTAGCTGTATTGGACGGAGTCCATATGACTATTGTTCCAGATATTTCACGACAGAAATGTACAGAGTAACATATTCAGAGACGGTACATCCTATTCCTGATCTGGACAGGCCTGCACAGTCTGATCCTTCCCAGGTTGCTGTGACTGTAACTCCTCCTCCCACTCGTCGGCCGCCAGGCCGACCTACAACAAAGAAATCTGGATCTCAAGATGTAATGAAGCGGCAACTCCAGTGCAGTAGATGCAGGGGTCTCGGACACAACAAATCAACCTGCAAAGACTCCTTGTAA
- the LOC123221453 gene encoding uncharacterized protein LOC123221453, whose amino-acid sequence MDETHTCLRDQILPHHRQADAESLGNILKSMFVVDRIYRPKEIISDMADRYRIDISYTQAWRAKTYVINALQGSPEESFGILREYCHNLELKNPGTMVRIDVDLENRFKFFFMCMGCSIRGFQQFCRPVICIDASHLKGKYLGSFFIAVAKDGNNQIYPLAFGIGHKEGLDTWTPFLTYLRMCIGDLPDLTIISDRHHSIIAAVANVMPHARHGFCNFHIKGNMRSQFKNTKHIEGIFWRAAKAYRLTDFQAAMNRIARVNPAAAIYLTDIGYDRWARAHFGGWRYNIMTTNIAESFNALTRTARALPITILVEFLRSTLQHWFFNRRNMAGERSHPLTPWAEDKLARHVFKFVNMIVKPINMQQYEVHDSRQQVFIRKIHQIVSSDIDTYNIMAGRQAFAINYQEGAYRFHDAYQFRVHMSLRTKMDTLTVIRNKLTFSQRAIFRTTCFGHLLDLVEPRFSAVFIQAMLLRMINRGNPDREMWFRINGVEFRFSPVEFALVTGLIFGEDMDMSSYVDCTDTPRLREQYFPNIHRLLSHGEIEEAFDNEVWGDNDDDAVKFAVLCI is encoded by the exons ATGGATGAGACCCACACTTGTCTGCGAGATCAAATattgccacatcacagacaagcagATGCCGAATCGTTAGGTAACATACTTAAGTCCATGTTCGtggttgatcgtatttatcgacCAAAGGAAATCATTTCAGACATGGCAGATAGGTATCGGATTGACATATCATACACGCAAGCATGGCGTGCCAAAACATATGTAATAAATGCATTACAAGGATCTCCGGAAGAGTCTTTCGGTATATTACGTGAGTACTGTCATAATTTGGAGCTTAAGAACCCAGGAACTATGGTACGTATTGATGTCGATCTGgaaaataggttcaagttttttttcatgtgtatggGGTGTTCTATACGAGGGTTCCAACAATTCTGTCGTCCGGTGATATGCATTGATGCTTCACACTTAAAAGGAAAGTATCTTGGGTCTTTTTTCATTGCTGTTGCCAAGGacggtaataatcaaatttacccacTTGCATTCGGTATTGGGCACAAAGAGGGACTAGATACATGGACACCATTTTTGACATACCTTCGCATGTGCATTGGTGATTTGCCGGATTTGACTATTATTTCTGAtcgtcatcattcaataattgcGGCGGTCGCGAACGTAATGCCTCACGCTCgtcatgggttttgtaatttCCATATCAAGGGTAACATGCGTTCGCAGTTCAAAAAtactaaacatattgaaggaATATTTTGGAGAGCTGCTAAGGCATATCGTCTCACGGACTTTCAAGCCGCTATGAATAGAATTGCTAGAGTAAATCCCGCTGCAGCAATCTATTTGACCGACATTGGGTATGACAGATGGGCACGTGCGCACTTTGGAGGATGGCGGTACAATATTATGACGACCAATATTGCTGAGTCCTTCAATGCTTTAACACGGACTGCTCGCGCTTTGCCTATCACTATATTGGTAGAGTTTCTTCGAAGCACGCTacaacattggtttttcaataggcGAAACATGGCTG GTGAGAGATCTCACCCGTTAACACCATGGGCTGAGGACAAGCTTGCTCGGCATGTGTTCAAATTTGTCAACATGAttgttaaaccaatcaacatgCAACAATACGAAGTTCATGACTCACGCCAACAAGTTTTCATC CGGAAAATCCATCAAATAGTTTCATCGGATATCGATACTTACAACATAATGGCAGGAAGACAG gcaTTTGCAATCAACTATCAAGAGGGGGCTTACAGATTCCACGATGCATACCAATTCCGTGTGCACATGTCGCTTCGAACAAAAATGGATACTTTGACTGtaattaggaataaactaacatttagTCAAAGAGCCATTTTCCGCACAACATGTTTTGGACATTTATTAGATTTGGTGGAGCCACGGTTCAGTGCCGTTTTTATTCAAGCAATGTTGCTACGTATGATCAATCGTGGGAACCCAGATAGAGAAATGTGGTTTAGAATAAATGGGGTTGAATTCCGATTCAGCCCTGTTGAGTTTGCACTCGTCACTGGTTTAATTTTCGGGGAGGACATGGACATGTCCAGTTACGTTGATTGCACGGATACGCCTCGATTAAGAGAGCAATACTTCCCGAACATTCACAGGTTGTTATCTCATGGGGAGATTGAAGAAGCATTCGACAATGAAGTTTGGGGGgacaatgatgatgatgcaGTGAAGTTTGCAGTCTT atgcatttag
- the LOC123221657 gene encoding uncharacterized protein LOC123221657 isoform X2, whose protein sequence is MAENKIIAICQLGGEFETEQDGTLSYKGGDAHAIDIDDQMRFNEFKTEVAEVFSCNVNTMSLKYFLPGNRKTLITISNDKDLKRMIKFHGDSITAEVYIIMEENVEPDVSNMPASRSSRTTLSEAVPQVDAPLDVVEDIVDNTNNPIIPFDASLDVVVNTSHIDVNLDYTRTELPPEISPILPLVDSNDEKHAKAAHQWQNTITGVGQRFSSVHEFREQLRKYAIAHQFAFRYKKNDSHRVTVKCKAEGCPWRIHASRLSTTQLICIKKMNPTHTCEGAAVTTGHQATRSWVAGIIKEKLKIFPNYKPKDIVNDIKVEYGIQLNYFQAWRGKEIAKEQLQGSYKEAYNQLPFLCEKIKETNPGSFATFTTKEDSSFHRLFVSFHASLYGFLQDAETDNNWHWFLLQLKTALSATPCPITFVADKQKGLRESIAEIFKDSYHAYCLRYLTEQLIRDVKGQFSHEVKRLVVEDLYAAAYAPRPEGFQRSIENIKSISLEAYNWIMQSEPQNWANAFFQGARYNHIASNFGELFYSWVSDAHELPITQMVDMIRSKIMELTYTRRADSNLWMTRMTPSMEEKLEKEDLKVRNLQVLLSTGSTCEVRGDTVEVVDMDHWDCTCKGWQLTGLPCCHAIAVISCIGRSPYDYCSRYFTTEMYRVTYSETVHPIPDLDRPAQSDPSQVAVTVTPPPTRRPPGRPTTKKSGSQDVMKRQLQCSRCRGLGHNKSTCKDSL, encoded by the exons ATGGCGGAGAACAAAATTATAGCAATTTGTCAGCTAGGTGGTGAGTTTGAGACTGAACAGGATGGCACATTATCATATAAGGGTGGTGATGCACATGCCATAGATATTGATGACCAAATGAGGTTTAATGAGTTCAAGACAGAAGTAGCAGAAGTGTTTAGTTGTAATGTTAACACAATGTCTCTGAAGTACTTCCTCCCAGGTAACAGAAAAACTCTTATTACAATCTCCAACGACAAGGACTTAAAGAGGATGATAAAGTTTCATGGGGATTCTATTACTGCTGAGGTTTATATCATAATGGAAGAAAATGTTGAGCCTGATGTCTCAAACATGCCTGCCAGTAG ATCAAGCAGAACAACTCTTTCGGAAGCAGTACCTCAAGTTGATGCACCCCTTGATGTTGTGGAAGACATTGTGGATAATACTAATAATCCCATAATACCTTTTGATGCATCACTCGATGTTGTAGTCAATACCTCCCATATTGATGTGAATCTTGATTATACACGGACTGAGCTCCCACCTGAAATTTCACCCATTCTTCCTCTTGTTGATTCCAATGATGAGAAGCATGCTAAAGCTGCTCATCAGTGGCAGAATACTATCACAGGTGTTGGACAAAGATTCAGCAGTGTTCATGAGTTTCGTGAACAGTTGCGTAAATATGCCATTGCACATCAGTTTGCTTTTAGGTATAAAAAGAACGATAGTCATCGTGTGACTGTCAAATGCAAAGCTGAAGGTTGTCCTTGGAGAATTCATGCATCAAGGTTATCTACTACTCAACTAATATGTATCAAGAAGATGAATCCAACTCATACATGTGAAGGTGCTGCTGTGACAACAGGGCATCAGGCGACCAGGAGCTGGGTGGCTGGTATTATTAAGGAGAAGTTGAAAATTTTCCCTAACTACAAGCCCAAGGATATTGTCAATGATATCAAAGTGGAATATGGAATCCAGCTTAATTACTTTCAGGCCTGGCGTGGGAAAGAAATAGCAAAGGAGCAGCTTCAGGGTTCATACAAAGAGGCATATAATCAATTACCCTTTTTATGTGAGAAGATAAAGGAGACTAATCCAGGTAGTTTCGCCACCTTCACTACTAAGGAAGACTCAAGTTTCCATCGTCTATTTGTCTCATTCCATGCTTCATTGTATGGCTTTCTACAAG ATGCTGAAACTGACAATAATTGGCATTGGtttttattacaattaaaaaCTGCACTATCAGCAACACCTTGTCCTATAACATTTGTGGCAGACAAACAGAAGGGTCTAAGGGAGTCTATTGCTGAGATATTTAAGGATTCATATCATGCTTATTGCCTAAGATACTTAACTGAACAACTTATAAGAGACGTGAAGGGACAATTTTCTCATGAGGTAAAGCGACTTGTGGTTGAAGATCTTTATGCTGCTGCTTATGCGCCTAGACCAGAAGGATTCCAAAGGAGCATTGAAAACATCAAAAGTATTTCTCTCGAAGCTTACAATTGGATCATGCAGAGTGAGCCCCAGAATTGGGCAAATGCATTCTTTCAGGGTGCACGATATAATCATATTGCATCAAACTTCGGAGAGCTGTTTTACAGCTGGGTGTCAGATGCACATGAATTACCAATAACACAGATGGTTGATATGATACGGAGTAAGATTATGGAATTGACTTATACAAGACGAGCAGATTCAAATCTCTGGATGACACGAATGACACCATCTATGGAAGAAAAGCTGGAAAAGGAGGACCTAAAAGTCCGTAATCTACAAGTGCTACTGTCAACTGGGAGCACCTGTGAAGTTCGTGGTGACACTGTTGAAGTGGTTGATATGGATCACTGGGATTGCACTTGCAAAGGATGGCAACTTACTGGTTTGCCATGCTGCCATGCTATTGCCGTCATTAGCTGTATTGGACGGAGTCCATATGACTATTGTTCCAGATATTTCACGACAGAAATGTACAGAGTAACATATTCAGAGACGGTACATCCTATTCCTGATCTGGACAGGCCTGCACAGTCTGATCCTTCCCAGGTTGCTGTGACTGTAACTCCTCCTCCCACTCGTCGGCCGCCAGGCCGACCTACAACAAAGAAATCTGGATCTCAAGATGTAATGAAGCGGCAACTCCAGTGCAGTAGATGCAGGGGTCTCGGACACAACAAATCAACCTGCAAAGACTCCTTGTAA
- the LOC123220330 gene encoding uncharacterized protein LOC123220330 — translation MNAPPQPQQPPPGTATTSTSGECGNCRTHTRLFLHRVRLRGIQQNLCTSCVLRLYPSSFCPICFIFYDSNPPHPSERLTCAKCASFTHSHCATSSSLSSPFLCPRCEDPTTFNFFKAPPAKTTNTNPNANTTDSVPSVDNKNVHVIDSKSAAMLLCAARIAAASMRKAMLVARIEAEKKSKEAAVARKRAREALEHVGFLISKSNNNDNTDRNFDRSGSVQHSVSGNASCFKVNEKQQQSLSMSMSPKELVNNVTVNDNR, via the coding sequence ATGAACGCACCACCCCAACCACAACAGCCACCACCAGGCACTGCTACCACATCCACCTCTGGAGAATGCGGAAATTGCAGGACCCACACCCGTCTCTTCCTCCACAGAGTCCGCCTACGTGGCATCCAACAGAATCTCTGCACTTCCTGTGTTCTTCGCCTCTACCCTTCATCTTTTTGCCCAATTTGCTTCATTTTCTACGATTCTAATCCCCCTCACCCTTCTGAACGCCTCACCTGCGCTAAATGCGCTTCCTTCACCCATTCACATTGCGCCACGTCATCCTCACTTTCGTCCCCCTTTCTTTGCCCTCGTTGTGAAGACCCCACCAcgttcaatttttttaaagccCCACCTGCAAAAACCACAAACACAAATCCGAATGCGAACACGACGGACAGCGTGCCCTCTgttgataataaaaatgttcATGTAATTGACTCCAAGTCAGCAGCGATGCTGCTCTGTGCGGCGAGGATTGCAGCAGCGTCGATGAGGAAGGCCATGTTGGTGGCGAGAATTGAGGCGGAGAAAAAGTCGAAAGAGGCTGCCGTAGCGAGGAAGAGGGCCAGAGAAGCCTTGGAGCATGTGGGTTTTTTAATAAGTAAgagtaataataatgataatacaGACAGAAACTTTGATAGGTCTGGGTCTGTTCAGCATTCTGTCTCTGGTAACGCTAGCTGTTTTAAGGTTAATGAGAAGCAACAACAAAGTTTGTCTATGTCCATGTCTCCTAAGGAGTTGGTTAATAATGTTACTGTTAATGATAATCGATAG
- the LOC123220537 gene encoding uncharacterized protein LOC123220537 produces MGVGGEVAEMQYVKAKTSVWWDIENCQVPKGCQPHAIAQNISSAIAQLNYCGPLSISAYGDTNRIPQSVQHALSSTGISLNHVPPGVKDASDKKILVEMLFWAVDNPAPANIMLISGDRDFSNALHQLRMRRYNILLAQPQKASAPLLAAAKSIWLWTSLVAGGPPLTTKIDEKISVPNDIPSVHVKVPQLGNPDEKVYNSALVEILEDQKPVNYHHPGTNYNPKSSLMGPCPDGFSPLNLDQNGYRNNYPLPLKPNNHPNQSLNFVQRCSGDTKFNPVSMNLKPASLSKSQNGHIEHRKLYFSSPMNSINIPSSVIWGMPGCPKPTNYLQSLIGVILQTLNSLKTEKIIPTEGNIVDCIQYGDPKHRNTDIKKALKTAIDLQMVVKQNIGAMNLYVGKNEKLWKCVNPIAGNPLRISERTWERIRKFLVSTEGQSAIVASQCSYEAGTILKNMCLKEFTLGDILQILNMVITIKKWIVHGQTGWQPINIAVAELNTESGTVSSL; encoded by the exons ATGGGAGTTGGAGGTGAAGTTGCAGAGATGCAATATGTCAAGGCAAAGACTTCAGTGTGGTGGGATATAGAGAATTGTCAGGTGCCAAAAGGGTGTCAGCCTCATGCAATAGCTCAAAACATTAGTTCTGCCATTGCTCAGTTGAATTACTGTGGACCTTTGTCCATCTCTGCCTATGGTGACACCAATCGGATCCCTCAATCTGTGCAGCATGCTCTCTCCAGCACTGGCATCTCCCTCAACCATGTCCCTCCGG GGGTTAAGGATGCAAGTGACAAGAAAATTCTGGTGGAGATGTTGTTCTGGGCAGTGGACAATCCTGCACCTGCAAATATAATGCTAATTTCTGGAGATAGAGACTTCTCCAATGCCCTCCATCAATTGAGGATGAGAAGATACAACATTCTCCTTGCTCAGCCACAGAAAGCATCAGCTCCTCTCCTTGCAGCAGCCAAGAGTATATGGCTCTGGACCAGTCTTGTGGCTGGAGGCCCTCCATTAACAactaaaattgatgaaaaaatttctGTCCCTAATGATATTCCCTCTGTTCATGTTAAAGTTCCCCAATTGGGAAATCCTGATGAGAAAGTTTATAATAGTGCACTAGTTGAAATTCTGGAAGATCAGAAACCTGTAAATTATCACCACCCAGGTACTAATTATAATCCAAAGAGTTCCCTGATGGGGCCTTGCCCAGACGGATTTTCTCCTTTGAATCTTGATCAGAATGGTTATAGAAATAATTATCCATTGCCTTTAAAGCCAAACAATCACCCTAATCAATCTCTGAATTTTGTCCAAAGATGTAGTGGAGACACCAAATTCAATCCTGTTAGCATGAATCTGAAGCCTGCATCATTGAGTAAGTCACAAAATGGACATATAGAACATAGGAAACtgtatttttcttctccaatgaACTCAATTAACATTCCTAGTAGTGTCATATGGGGGATGCCGGGGTGTCCAAAACCTACCAATTATTTGCAAAGCCTTATAGGTGTTATCTTACAGACACTGAACTCCTTGAAAACTGAAAAGATAATACCGACTGAAGGCAATATAGTCGATTGCATTCAATATGGGGATCCAAAGCACCGGAATACTGACATTAAAAAGGCTTTGAAAACTGCTATTGATCTACAGATGGTGGTGAAGCAGAACATTGGAGCTATGAACTTGTATGTTGGTAAGAATGAGAAACTCTGGAAATGTGTGAATCCTATTGCCGGAAACCCGTTAAGAATCTCGGAAAGGACCTGGGAAAGAATTAGAAAATTTCTGGTATCTACTGAAGGGCAGTCTGCAATAGTGGCTTCTCAATGCAG TTATGAAGCTGGtactattttgaaaaatatgtgCTTGAAAGAATTTACATTAGGTGACATACTTCAAATCTTGAACATGGTAATTACCATCAAGAAATGGATTGTACATGGCCAAACAGGATGGCAACCCATTAACATCGCTGTTGCAGAGCTCAACACTGAATCAGGCACTGTATCCAGTTTATAA